A genomic segment from Pseudomonas sp. S09G 359 encodes:
- a CDS encoding DUF6021 family protein: MNKRPDGPPSNEQARDKDELGFDPDSPDVSDPQVDPIGAAIAPLDEKKDPAKKKPPYDPLGDLKT; the protein is encoded by the coding sequence ATGAACAAGCGCCCAGACGGCCCGCCCTCCAACGAGCAGGCCCGCGACAAGGATGAGTTGGGTTTCGACCCGGACTCGCCGGATGTGTCCGACCCGCAGGTCGACCCCATCGGCGCGGCCATCGCTCCGCTGGACGAGAAGAAAGACCCGGCGAAAAAAAAGCCGCCCTACGATCCGTTGGGCGACTTGAAAACGTAA
- a CDS encoding DUF3087 family protein yields the protein MFELKPCDPATYRQQTRRSTLIVAVVFLALAMLLSSLAVMLFGEPGGDNLRFNVGGVFAGVLITLALVRGPFWSQPWLAAAVYGWQLKRSLMSVTNVMHTVTAQVQANDPTAIKALRFYHLGLTQMHALDANSSSQAQLEAEIQAHLAKMQAMGIDTEQTRFDPAWLQTLKNP from the coding sequence ATGTTCGAGCTCAAACCTTGCGACCCCGCCACCTACCGCCAGCAGACCCGCCGCAGCACGCTGATCGTGGCCGTGGTGTTCCTGGCCCTGGCGATGCTGCTGTCGAGCCTGGCGGTGATGCTGTTCGGCGAGCCCGGCGGTGATAATCTGCGCTTCAATGTCGGCGGTGTATTTGCCGGGGTGCTGATCACCCTGGCGCTGGTCCGCGGCCCGTTCTGGAGCCAGCCCTGGCTGGCGGCGGCGGTGTACGGCTGGCAGCTCAAGCGCAGCCTGATGAGCGTGACCAATGTGATGCACACCGTCACCGCACAGGTGCAGGCCAATGACCCAACTGCAATCAAGGCCCTGCGTTTCTACCACCTGGGGCTGACGCAGATGCACGCGCTGGATGCCAACTCCAGCAGCCAGGCGCAGTTGGAGGCGGAAATCCAGGCACACCTGGCGAAGATGCAGGCCATGGGGATCGACACCGAGCAAACCCGCTTCGACCCCGCCTGGCTGCAGACCTTGAAAAACCCGTGA
- a CDS encoding MFS transporter, producing the protein MSSLALRTADTHSRRAALTLALCLPSDVLLYLLLPMESEAFGITLAQAGVLLAANRLVRIFGYRHVLNFYARNGDRLTCMIAAGAATVCALGNSMLSGFAALLGLRLIWGLCFAALNLSTQVLATSEPTGAARRAGRSRALIAWGPMLALPLGGWLTLWAGPRPIFLILAGCCLVGLWVARGLPGVGHDLHSTPGRRFKWPNSVALWSFIEGVALDGLFIFGLSIQAQKLLGGNAVLIAGGLMALRYVSEMLLSPLGGRAAQRFGATSMLLLFSFLSALALTAFGSYWVVVGAAAVLVLRALQLPLVTTLVAERNPGSMRVSALASNAVWRDIGAGLGPLLAGLLLPIASAPWVFGVAGAAIAVSAVFCWRANTVTD; encoded by the coding sequence ATGTCCAGCCTGGCCCTCCGTACTGCTGATACCCACTCCCGCCGCGCCGCGCTGACCCTTGCTTTGTGCCTGCCCAGTGACGTGTTGCTCTACCTGTTGCTGCCGATGGAGTCCGAGGCCTTCGGCATCACCCTGGCCCAGGCCGGGGTGTTGCTGGCTGCAAACCGCCTGGTGCGGATTTTCGGTTACCGCCATGTGTTGAATTTCTACGCGCGCAACGGTGATCGGCTGACCTGCATGATCGCCGCCGGTGCCGCCACGGTCTGTGCGCTGGGCAATTCGATGCTGTCGGGCTTCGCCGCACTGCTGGGGCTGCGGCTGATCTGGGGCCTGTGTTTTGCCGCGTTGAACCTGTCGACCCAAGTACTGGCCACCTCGGAACCCACCGGTGCGGCGCGCCGGGCCGGGCGTTCGCGGGCCTTGATTGCCTGGGGGCCGATGCTGGCGTTGCCGTTGGGTGGCTGGCTGACGTTATGGGCGGGGCCGCGTCCGATTTTTCTGATTCTAGCCGGGTGTTGCCTGGTGGGCCTGTGGGTGGCGCGCGGTTTGCCAGGCGTCGGCCATGATTTGCACAGCACTCCGGGGCGTCGCTTCAAGTGGCCCAACAGCGTGGCGTTGTGGTCGTTTATCGAAGGCGTGGCGCTGGACGGGCTGTTTATTTTCGGCCTGTCGATCCAGGCGCAAAAGTTGCTGGGCGGCAATGCGGTGCTGATCGCCGGCGGCTTGATGGCGCTGCGGTATGTGTCGGAAATGCTCCTGAGCCCCTTGGGCGGCCGCGCGGCCCAGCGCTTTGGCGCTACGTCGATGCTGCTGCTGTTTTCGTTCCTGAGTGCCCTGGCCTTGACTGCATTCGGCAGCTATTGGGTGGTGGTCGGCGCGGCGGCAGTACTGGTGCTGCGCGCGCTGCAACTGCCGCTGGTGACCACCCTGGTCGCCGAGCGAAACCCCGGCTCCATGCGCGTATCAGCATTGGCCTCGAATGCCGTGTGGCGCGATATCGGCGCCGGCCTCGGCCCTCTGCTGGCGGGCCTGTTGCTGCCGATTGCCTCGGCGCCGTGGGTGTTTGGCGTGGCCGGTGCGGCCATTGCCGTGAGCGCGGTATTCTGCTGGCGCGCAAACACGGTAACGGACTGA
- a CDS encoding arylamine N-acetyltransferase: MSALTHSRLYLQRLGYDTPPAPTLQTLHDLQLRHVCTFAFESLSTLLRLPVPIDLPSVEQKVLFDGRGGYCYELNQLFLALLQELGFDARGITGRVVMGGPADAHTARTHRLSLVTLDGVRYISDVGFGGMVPSSPLQLDTEAVQATAHEPYRLSFDGQGSYTLWAKVGEEWRGLYVFDLHVQADIDYEIGNWYVSTHPQSPFLGQLKVARLAAGKRHTLNNASYAVHYLDRPSEKRTLNSADELLGLLSETFGIHLPQDARLRASLDGLVLATP; this comes from the coding sequence ATGTCCGCTCTGACCCACAGCCGCCTGTACCTGCAACGCCTGGGCTACGACACCCCGCCGGCGCCGACCTTGCAGACGCTGCACGACCTGCAGCTGCGCCATGTGTGCACCTTTGCCTTTGAAAGCCTGTCGACCTTGCTGCGCCTGCCGGTGCCGATCGACTTGCCCAGTGTCGAGCAAAAAGTACTGTTCGATGGGCGCGGTGGTTATTGCTATGAGTTGAACCAGCTGTTCCTCGCGCTGTTGCAGGAACTGGGTTTCGACGCGCGTGGCATCACTGGCCGGGTGGTGATGGGCGGGCCGGCGGATGCACACACCGCGCGTACCCACCGCTTGAGCCTGGTGACCCTGGATGGGGTGCGCTACATCAGCGACGTCGGCTTCGGCGGCATGGTGCCCAGCAGCCCGTTGCAACTGGACACCGAGGCGGTGCAGGCCACCGCGCACGAACCGTATCGCCTGAGCTTTGACGGGCAGGGCAGCTACACGCTGTGGGCCAAGGTCGGCGAAGAGTGGCGGGGCTTGTATGTGTTCGACCTGCACGTGCAGGCCGATATCGACTACGAAATCGGCAACTGGTATGTCTCCACACACCCGCAATCGCCGTTCCTGGGCCAGTTGAAAGTCGCCCGCCTGGCCGCAGGAAAGCGCCATACCCTGAACAACGCCAGCTATGCGGTGCACTACCTGGACAGGCCCAGCGAGAAACGCACGCTCAACAGCGCCGATGAGTTGCTGGGGCTGCTCAGCGAAACCTTCGGGATTCATCTACCGCAGGATGCGCGACTGCGTGCGAGCCTTGATGGCCTGGTACTGGCTACGCCGTGA
- a CDS encoding DUF6555 family protein, with protein MSTAKIYTIHYQLHGQPKSFVVRAEIMNNAEAWHWAAVDADIAHVSRIGRVGHEQVKKTTRPWAEKYGITEVSWTPPK; from the coding sequence ATGAGTACCGCAAAAATCTACACCATCCACTATCAACTGCACGGCCAGCCAAAGTCATTTGTGGTGCGCGCAGAAATCATGAATAACGCCGAAGCCTGGCACTGGGCGGCCGTGGATGCCGACATTGCCCACGTCAGTCGTATCGGCCGTGTGGGCCATGAGCAAGTGAAGAAAACCACGCGCCCGTGGGCCGAGAAATACGGGATTACCGAAGTCAGCTGGACACCACCCAAGTGA